In Zingiber officinale cultivar Zhangliang chromosome 1A, Zo_v1.1, whole genome shotgun sequence, a genomic segment contains:
- the LOC122038745 gene encoding L-type lectin-domain containing receptor kinase SIT2-like — protein MSQLPMLSAVLCFIVVAAATAADEAFVYNGFVGANLSLNGFAEITGDGLIKLTNDTEQAQGHAFHPLPLRFKDSATGAPRSFSATFVFAIVPEHSDVSGHGIAFAIAPSVGIQGSMPSQHLGLFNVSNIGSPSNHIVAVEFDTVMSVEFYDINNNHVGIDVNTLVSANSSPVAYFESGVPKNLTLISGDPMQVWVDFDGHDLLLQVVVAPLSVSKPEIPIVSSKINLSSIVLDEMFVGFSASTGAATGSHYILGWSFNLNGDAQPLNISKLPPVPLPRSQKKKSDVLAISLPLATVILSSICITAMIFIAIRRRKFAELLEDWELEYGPHRFSYKDLYRATRGFNEANLLGAGGFGRVYRGVLPSSKVEVAVKRVTHESKQGIKEFISEVVSMGKLKHRNLVQLLGYCRRQGELLLVYDYMPNRSLDKFIFYKDRPRLDWSQRFRVVKGVAAGLYYLHDGWEQVVIHRDIKASNVLLDGEFNGKLGDFGLARLYDHGENPHTTHIVGTLGYLAPELSKTGKATKETDVYAFGAFLLEVACGRRPLEVKGSADSPGLVEFALECWKKKALLEARDADLGEELAAEAEEEVEAVLKLGLLCSHPDPMARPTMKQVVQFLEGDASLPSMLPEGLIDGVATLKYDESFDDFLKLYPSSSHAEALLQQSSPLFSGGG, from the coding sequence ATGAGTCAACTGCCCATGCTTTCCGCCGTCCTCTGCTTCATCGTCGTTGCAGCAGCAACCGCCGCCGATGAGGCCTTCGTCTACAATGGATTCGTAGGGGCGAACCTGAGCCTCAACGGTTTTGCGGAGATCACCGGCGACGGACTCATCAAGCTCACCAACGACACAGAACAAGCCCAAGGACACGCTTTTCACCCGCTTCCTCTCCGTTTCAAGGACTCCGCTACCGGCGCGCCTCGCTCCTTTTCGGCCACCTTCGTGTTCGCCATCGTGCCGGAGCACTCTGATGTGAGCGGCCATGGCATTGCTTTCGCTATCGCTCCGTCCGTCGGTATTCAAGGCTCCATGCCCAGTCAACACCTCGGCCTCTTCAACGTCTCCAACATCGGCAGCCCCAGCAACCACATCGTGGCCGTCGAGTTCGACACCGTCATGTCCGTGGAGTTCTACGACATCAACAACAACCACGTCGGGATCGACGTCAACACCTTGGTGTCGGCGAACTCCTCGCCGGTGGCCTATTTCGAATCCGGCGTCCCCAAGAACCTCACGCTGATAAGCGGCGACCCGATGCAGGTGTGGGTCGACTTCGATGGCCACGACCTGCTGCTCCAAGTCGTGGTGGCTCCTCTCTCTGTTTCCAAACCAGAGATTCCCATCGTTTCCTCAAAGATCAATCTTTCCTCCATCGTCTTGGATGAGATGTTCGTGGGCTTCTCTGCCTCCACCGGCGCCGCCACAGGATCCCACTACATTCTCGGATGGAGTTTTAACCTCAACGGAGATGCGCAACCACTCAACATCTCAAAGCTTCCTCCAGTTCCTCTTCCCAGAAGCCAAAAGAAGAAATCCGATGTCCTGGCGATTAGCCTTCCTCTAGCTACTGTAATCCTCTCATCGATCTGCATAACAGCGATGATTTTCATCGCTATAAGGAGGAGGAAATTTGCAGAGTTATTAGAGGATTGGGAGCTGGAGTACGGACCGCACAGGTTCTCATACAAAGATTTGTACCGAGCGACCAGAGGCTTCAACGAGGCGAACCTCCTCGGCGCCGGCGGCTTCGGCCGGGTTTACAGAGGTGTGCTACCGTCGTCAAAGGTCGAGGTCGCGGTGAAGAGGGTCACCCACGAATCGAAGCAGGGGATTAAGGAGTTCATCTCGGAGGTCGTGAGCATGGGCAAGCTGAAGCACCGGAACCTGGTGCAGCTCCTCGGCTACTGCCGACGGCAGGGGGAGTTGCTCCTGGTCTACGATTATATGCCCAATAGAAGCCTGGATAAGTTCATCTTCTACAAGGACCGACCGCGGCTGGATTGGTCGCAGAGGTTCCGCGTCGTCAAAGGCGTGGCGGCGGGGCTTTATTACTTGCACGATGGATGGGAGCAAGTGGTGATTCACAGGGATATCAAGGCCAGCAACGTGCTGCTCGACGGGGAGTTTAATGGGAAGCTGGGGGACTTTGGGCTCGCGAGGCTGTACGACCACGGGGAAAATCCGCACACCACGCACATCGTGGGGACCTTGGGGTACCTTGCGCCGGAGCTGAGCAAGACGGGGAAGGCGACGAAGGAGACGGATGTGTACGCCTTCGGAGCCTTCCTGCTGGAGGTCGCCTGCGGGAGGAGGCCGCTGGAGGTGAAGGGGTCGGCGGACTCTCCGGGACTGGTGGAGTTCGCGCTCGAGTGCTGGAAGAAGAAGGCCCTTCTGGAGGCGAGGGACGCGGATTTGGGGGAGGAATTGGCGGcggaggcggaggaggaggtggaggccGTGCTCAAGCTCGGGCTGCTCTGCTCGCACCCTGATCCTATGGCCAGGCCGACCATGAAGCAGGTGGTGCAGTTCTTAGAAGGCGACGCTTCCTTGCCGAGCATGTTGCCGGAGGGATTGATCGACGGTGTGGCCACGCTGAAGTATGACGAGTCCTTCGACGATTTCCTCAAGCTCTATCCGTCCTCTTCACATGCTGAAGCACTTCTACAGCAGTCGTCGCCATTATTTTCTGGCGGTGGCTGA
- the LOC122038746 gene encoding ribulose bisphosphate carboxylase/oxygenase activase, chloroplastic-like — MATAAASTVGAVNLVPPRSSNAFPSSAFLGSRLKWSTAGTSHARISGGTLRVLAADLDESKQTEKDRWGGLYHDTSDDQQDITRGKGLVDSLFQAPSGDGTHIAVMFSQEYISQGLRQYSLDNTMGGYYIAPAFMDKLVVHIAKNFMNLPNIKIPLILGIWGGKGQGKSFQCELVFAKMGINPIMMSAGELESGNAGEPAKLLRQRYREAADIIKKGKMCCLFINDLDAGAGRLGGTTQYTVNNQMVNATLMNIADNPTNVQLPGMYNKQENPRVPIIVTGNDFSTLYAPLIRDGRMEKFYWAPTREDRIGVCTGIFRTDNVPREDIVKLVDSFPGQSIDFFGAVRARVYDDEVRRWVAETGVETVGKKLVNSLEGPPTFDQPKMTLDKLMEYGQMLVKEQENVKRVQLADKYLSEAALGDANEDAMKTGEFYGKAAQQVHIPVPEGCTDPIAKNFDPTARSDDGSCLYTV; from the exons ATGGCTACGGCAGCAGCGTCCACCGTCGGAGCTGTCAACCTAGTGCCGCCG CGGAGCTCGAATGCATTCCCGAGCTCGGCGTTCTTGGGCAGCAGGTTGAAGTGGAGCACCGCAGGCACGAGCCATGCCAGGATCTCCGGCGGCACTCTCAGAGTCTTGGCCGCCGATCTCGACGAGTCGAAGCAGACGGAGAAGGACCGGTGGGGAGGGCTCTACCACGACACCTCCGACGACCAACAGGACATCACGAGAGGAAAGGGGCTGGTGGATTCCCTGTTCCAGGCGCCCTCGGGCGACGGCACCCACATCGCCGTCATGTTCTCCCAAGAATACATCAGCCAAGGCCTCCGCCA GTACAGCCTCGACAACACCATGGGAGGATACTACATCGCCCCTGCCTTCATGGACAAGCTCGTCGTTCACATAGCcaagaacttcatgaacttgcctAACATTAAG ATTCCTTTGATCTTGGGTATTTGGGGAGGCAAAGGGCAGGGGAAGTCATTCCAATGCGAGCTTGTGTTTGCAAAGATGGGAATCAA TCCGATCATGATGAGCGCCGGAGAACTGGAAAGCGGCAACGCCGGGGAGCCGGCGAAACTATTACGTCAGCGTTACCGCGAGGCTGCAGACATCATCAAGAAGGGGAAGATGTGCTGCCTGTTCATCAACGACCTCGACGCCGGCGCGGGGCGGCTGGGCGGCACCACCCAGTACACGGTGAACAACCAGATGGTGAACGCGACGCTGATGAACATCGCGGACAACCCCACCAACGTGCAGCTGCCGGGGATGTACAACAAGCAGGAGAACCCGCGTGTCCCCATCATCGTCACCGGCAACGACTTCTCCACCCTCTACGCGCCGCTCATCCGCGACGGCCGAATGGAGAAGTTCTATTGGGCGCCCACCCGGGAGGACCGCATCGGCGTCTGCACCGGCATCTTCCGCACCGACAACGTGCCCAGAGAAGACATCGTCAAGCTCGTCGACTCCTTCCCTGGCCAATCTATCG ACTTCTTCGGTGCAGTGCGAGCGAGGGTTTACGATGACGAGGTCAGGAGATGGGTGGCAGAGACCGGAGTGGAAACCGTGGGGAAGAAGCTGGTGAACTCGCTGGAAGGGCCGCCGACGTTCGACCAGCCGAAGATGACTCTCGACAAGCTCATGGAGTACGGGCAGATGCTGGTGAAGGAGCAGGAGAACGTGAAGAGGGTGCAGCTGGCCGACAAGTACCTGAGCGAGGCCGCCCTCGGAGACGCCAATGAGGACGCCATGAAGACCGGGGAGTTCTACG GGAAAGCGGCTCAGCAGGTCCACATTCCAGTTCCGGAAGGATGCACCGATCCCATCGCCAAGAACTTCGATCCGACAGCCAGGAGCGATGACGGTAGCTGTTTGTACACTGTCTAA